A region from the Bacteroidota bacterium genome encodes:
- the prfA gene encoding peptide chain release factor 1, protein MDLLSKLEAIKERWLHIQEQLSDPEIMSDMKRYKSLNKDYRDMDPVVEALAEYKMVLGNLQDSRQILNTAKDDELREMAKGELLELEERKENLEEEIKQLLIPQDPEDEKNAIIEIRAGTGGDEAAIFAGDLAEMYTRFIAKQGWKLEVMNENQTEKGGYKEIVFEVTGENVYGKLKYESGVHRVQRVPETESQGRVHTSAATVAVLPEADEFDIEINPGDVKVDVFRASGAGGQHVNKTESAVRMTHLPTGIIAECQDERSQIKNRAKAMKVLRTRVYEKFYAEHMDKISKARKTLVSTGDRSAKIRTYNFPQSRVTDHRINLTMYNLPDVMNGNIDEILDALQVAENAEKMREGSS, encoded by the coding sequence ATGGATCTTTTATCAAAATTAGAGGCAATTAAAGAACGTTGGCTGCACATTCAGGAGCAGTTGAGCGATCCTGAGATCATGAGTGATATGAAACGCTACAAATCACTCAATAAGGATTATCGCGATATGGATCCGGTTGTGGAGGCCTTGGCAGAATATAAAATGGTGTTGGGAAATCTTCAGGACAGCAGACAAATTCTCAACACAGCAAAGGATGATGAGTTGCGGGAGATGGCGAAAGGAGAATTATTGGAATTGGAGGAAAGAAAAGAAAATCTGGAAGAGGAAATAAAACAATTGCTTATTCCACAGGATCCGGAGGATGAAAAAAACGCCATTATTGAAATAAGAGCAGGAACAGGAGGAGATGAAGCAGCAATTTTTGCAGGAGATCTTGCAGAAATGTATACCCGCTTTATCGCTAAACAAGGATGGAAGTTGGAAGTAATGAATGAAAATCAGACGGAAAAAGGCGGGTATAAAGAGATCGTATTTGAGGTGACCGGCGAAAATGTGTATGGTAAATTAAAGTATGAAAGTGGGGTTCACAGGGTTCAACGGGTTCCGGAAACGGAGTCGCAGGGAAGAGTGCATACCAGTGCTGCAACTGTAGCTGTTTTACCCGAAGCGGATGAATTTGACATAGAAATTAACCCGGGTGATGTGAAAGTGGATGTTTTCAGAGCAAGTGGAGCGGGGGGACAACACGTAAATAAAACAGAAAGTGCGGTGCGCATGACACATTTACCTACCGGTATTATTGCCGAATGCCAGGATGAGCGCTCCCAGATAAAAAACCGCGCAAAAGCCATGAAAGTGCTTCGCACCCGTGTCTACGAAAAATTTTATGCCGAACATATGGATAAGATCTCCAAAGCAAGAAAAACGTTAGTTTCTACAGGAGATCGCTCAGCAAAGATCAGAACTTACAATTTTCCTCAAAGCCGTGTTACAGATCATAGAATAAATCTTACCATGTATAATCTTCCGGATGTGATGAATGGGAATATTGACGAGATCCTGGATGCGCTGCAGGTGGCGGAGAATGCGGAGAAGATGAGGGAAGGGAGCAGTTGA
- a CDS encoding UDP-glucose/GDP-mannose dehydrogenase family protein, which translates to MKLSVIGTGYVGLVTGTCFAETGNQVICADINEEKVQRMQAGEIPIYEPGLETIFHRNIKQGNLIFTTDLKYAVDNSDIIFLALPTPPSEDGSADLKHVLAVAEQLGNIITSYKIIIDKSTVPVGTAEKVHALIAKNCQCEFDVVSNPEFLREGMAVEDFMKPERVVIGTESEKAKEILNRLYAPFVRQGNPIIFMDEKSAELTKYAANSFLATKITFMNEIANLCEILGADVDLVRKGIGSDSRIGNRFLFPGVGYGGSCFPKDVKALNIMSNQSGYEFKILKSVMEVNEAQWMMLIDKIITKFGNDLSNKKFAVWGLSFKPNTDDIREAPALFIINALIQLGAQISAFDPEAMENVKREIGDRIQYGDNQYEVLEKADALVIITEWSVFRSPDFELIKKGLKNNIIFDGRNLFELGEMEKQGFYYASVGRRVVSSGF; encoded by the coding sequence ATGAAACTATCAGTTATTGGAACAGGGTATGTCGGGTTGGTGACGGGGACTTGTTTTGCGGAAACGGGTAATCAGGTTATTTGCGCCGATATTAATGAGGAAAAGGTGCAAAGGATGCAAGCTGGGGAGATTCCGATCTATGAACCGGGATTGGAAACAATTTTTCACCGGAATATCAAACAGGGAAATTTAATATTTACCACAGATCTGAAATATGCAGTTGATAATTCTGACATTATCTTTTTAGCACTTCCTACCCCTCCTTCTGAAGATGGTTCTGCGGATCTTAAACATGTTTTGGCTGTTGCAGAACAGTTGGGAAATATTATTACTTCTTATAAAATAATTATAGATAAAAGTACTGTTCCGGTTGGTACAGCAGAGAAAGTACATGCATTGATCGCAAAAAATTGTCAGTGCGAATTTGACGTTGTAAGTAACCCGGAATTTTTGCGCGAAGGAATGGCGGTGGAAGATTTTATGAAACCTGAACGGGTTGTAATAGGAACAGAAAGTGAAAAAGCCAAAGAAATTTTAAATCGTTTATATGCTCCATTTGTCCGGCAGGGAAATCCCATCATATTTATGGATGAAAAAAGTGCGGAGCTCACAAAATATGCCGCAAATTCTTTTTTAGCGACCAAGATCACTTTCATGAATGAAATTGCCAATCTCTGTGAAATATTAGGAGCTGATGTTGATCTGGTTAGAAAAGGAATTGGAAGTGATTCACGAATAGGCAACAGATTTTTATTCCCGGGTGTTGGATATGGGGGAAGTTGTTTTCCGAAAGATGTTAAAGCATTAAATATCATGTCGAATCAATCGGGATATGAATTTAAGATATTAAAATCGGTGATGGAAGTAAATGAAGCGCAGTGGATGATGCTGATCGATAAAATAATTACGAAATTCGGTAACGATCTAAGTAATAAAAAGTTTGCTGTTTGGGGATTATCCTTTAAACCGAATACCGACGATATTCGTGAAGCACCTGCATTATTTATTATCAATGCATTAATTCAACTTGGTGCACAAATTTCCGCTTTTGATCCTGAGGCAATGGAAAATGTAAAAAGAGAAATTGGAGATCGTATTCAATATGGCGATAATCAATATGAAGTTTTAGAAAAGGCAGATGCACTTGTGATAATTACCGAATGGAGCGTATTTCGTTCTCCCGATTTCGAACTCATAAAAAAAGGTTTGAAAAATAATATCATATTTGACGGGAGAAATTTGTTTGAGTTGGGAGAGATGGAGAAACAGGGGTTTTATTATGCGAGTGTGGGGAGAAGGGTTGTGAGTTCGGGGTTTTGA
- a CDS encoding four helix bundle protein — MATFKRFEDIESWQLAREFCKMVSLLIQREEFSKDYKLKDQINSSSGSIMDNIAEGFNRGGNMEFVNFLRYSKGSGGESQSQLYRALDRNYITKNEFDAGYNLVEQINSKNQNLIKYLQKSEYSGPNYMNKKKT; from the coding sequence ATGGCAACGTTTAAGAGATTCGAGGATATTGAATCGTGGCAATTGGCGAGAGAGTTTTGTAAAATGGTTTCTTTGCTTATTCAAAGAGAGGAGTTTAGTAAAGATTATAAATTAAAGGATCAAATAAATTCTTCCAGTGGATCAATAATGGATAATATAGCAGAAGGATTTAACAGGGGTGGAAATATGGAATTTGTTAATTTTTTACGTTATTCAAAAGGTTCCGGTGGAGAATCACAATCGCAACTTTATCGGGCTTTAGACAGAAATTATATTACTAAAAATGAATTTGACGCTGGCTACAATTTAGTTGAACAAATAAATTCGAAAAATCAAAACCTCATAAAATATTTACAAAAATCAGAATACTCCGGACCCAACTACATGAACAAAAAAAAGACCTAA
- a CDS encoding SDR family oxidoreductase: protein MKRVLITGAAGFLGSHLCDRFINEGYEVLAMDNLITGDKANIEHLFHLEQFEFFHHDVSKFVHVPGNLDYILHFASPASPIDYLKIPIQTLKVGSLGTHNLLGLAKAKNARILVASTSEVYGDPLVHPQNEEYWGNVNPVGPRGVYDEAKRFQEAITMAYHTYHKLETRIARIFNTYGPKMRLNDGRVLPAFIGQALRGEDLTIFGDGSQTRSFCYVDDLIEGIYRLLLSDYALPVNIGNPDEITIKEFAEEIIELTGTDQKIIYKELPVDDPKQRQPDITLARKLLHWEPKVSRSEGLKITYNYFRNLSKEQLYKDIEGRKF from the coding sequence ATGAAAAGAGTATTAATAACCGGAGCAGCAGGATTTCTTGGATCACATTTGTGTGATAGATTTATAAATGAAGGATATGAAGTGCTTGCAATGGACAATTTAATTACGGGAGATAAGGCAAATATTGAACATTTATTTCATCTCGAACAATTTGAATTTTTTCATCACGATGTGAGTAAATTTGTACATGTTCCGGGAAATTTGGATTATATATTACATTTTGCATCACCGGCCTCTCCTATCGATTATTTAAAAATTCCGATACAGACATTAAAAGTTGGTTCTCTTGGAACTCATAATTTATTGGGTTTGGCAAAAGCGAAAAATGCACGAATTTTAGTTGCATCTACCAGCGAAGTTTATGGTGATCCATTGGTGCATCCTCAAAATGAAGAATATTGGGGAAATGTAAACCCTGTTGGTCCGAGAGGAGTGTATGATGAAGCGAAAAGATTTCAGGAAGCAATAACAATGGCTTATCATACATATCATAAATTAGAAACACGTATAGCAAGAATATTTAATACCTATGGTCCGAAAATGCGATTAAATGATGGTCGTGTATTACCTGCTTTTATTGGTCAGGCATTGCGTGGTGAAGATCTTACAATTTTTGGTGATGGCAGTCAGACGAGATCTTTTTGTTATGTAGATGATCTTATAGAAGGCATTTATCGTTTATTATTGAGTGATTATGCATTACCTGTTAATATTGGAAATCCCGATGAGATAACCATTAAAGAATTTGCTGAAGAAATAATTGAACTTACCGGGACAGATCAAAAAATTATTTATAAAGAATTACCTGTTGACGATCCAAAACAACGTCAACCCGATATTACCCTTGCCAGAAAATTACTACATTGGGAGCCAAAAGTTTCCAGAAGTGAAGGTTTAAAGATCACGTATAATTATTTTAGAAATTTATCAAAAGAACAATTGTATAAAGATATAGAAGGACGAAAATTTTGA
- a CDS encoding KpsF/GutQ family sugar-phosphate isomerase — protein sequence MSHLEIAKNVLLFESEQIKKAMDKLNEQFNHSVESVMQSKGKLVVCGIGKSGAVAQKITATLCSTGTPAVFLHAAEAAHGDLGVYAEGDPVLMISKSGTTEEMLRLIPFFKESHSKVISIVGNITSPIARNSDYVLDATVEKEADALNLAPTASTTVALAIGDALAVALMHARGFTENDFARFHPGGQLGKNLLLKVEDVMHELHEIAQVAENNSFRELIIAMTKFNLGAACVVDKENNLIGLVTDGDVRRSLIRDADLSSMFVNTIMTKNPISISPRASLKEAVAMMENRTSQLSVLPVVEDGKCLGLIRIHDIYIN from the coding sequence ATGAGTCATCTTGAGATCGCAAAAAATGTATTGCTTTTCGAATCAGAACAGATAAAAAAAGCTATGGATAAGCTGAATGAACAATTCAATCATTCCGTTGAATCCGTTATGCAAAGCAAGGGCAAACTCGTTGTTTGTGGTATTGGAAAATCTGGCGCTGTTGCACAAAAAATAACTGCAACATTGTGCAGCACCGGAACACCTGCCGTTTTTTTGCATGCAGCGGAAGCAGCACATGGCGATCTGGGAGTATATGCGGAAGGAGATCCTGTTTTAATGATCTCCAAGAGTGGAACTACGGAAGAAATGTTGCGTTTAATTCCGTTTTTTAAAGAATCGCATTCTAAAGTAATTTCCATTGTAGGAAATATTACTTCCCCTATTGCCCGCAATTCTGATTATGTTTTAGATGCAACAGTGGAAAAGGAAGCGGATGCGTTAAATCTTGCACCAACTGCATCAACAACAGTTGCACTTGCAATTGGTGATGCATTAGCAGTTGCCTTAATGCATGCAAGAGGTTTTACTGAAAATGATTTCGCACGATTTCACCCGGGTGGACAACTCGGAAAAAATTTATTGTTGAAAGTGGAAGACGTTATGCATGAATTACACGAAATTGCGCAGGTTGCGGAAAATAATTCGTTTCGTGAGTTAATTATTGCTATGACAAAATTTAATCTGGGAGCTGCTTGTGTTGTTGATAAAGAAAATAATCTTATTGGTTTAGTTACCGATGGTGATGTAAGAAGAAGTTTAATTCGCGATGCTGATCTTTCCAGTATGTTTGTGAATACCATCATGACAAAGAATCCGATTTCTATTTCACCCCGGGCTAGTTTAAAGGAAGCTGTGGCGATGATGGAAAACAGAACTTCACAACTTTCTGTTTTACCTGTGGTGGAGGATGGAAAATGTTTGGGTTTGATTAGGATACATGATATTTATATTAATTAG
- a CDS encoding biotin/lipoyl-binding protein: MNKVIVNGTKTYDIEGDNVNGSEILTDIIHVDGRFYHLLKDGKSFNIEIVNQDATAKTFTLKINGNLYDVQVKDKFDQLMEQMGFNSSDQNKMRELKAPMPGLVIDVRVQAGDVVKKGDALLVLEAMKMENVLKAAGDAVVKSISVEKGVSVEKNHVLIIFE; the protein is encoded by the coding sequence ATGAATAAAGTAATAGTAAATGGCACAAAAACCTATGATATTGAAGGGGATAATGTTAATGGGTCCGAAATATTGACGGATATCATTCATGTAGATGGTCGTTTTTATCATTTATTAAAGGATGGAAAGTCGTTTAATATTGAAATAGTTAATCAGGACGCTACCGCAAAAACCTTTACCCTTAAAATTAATGGCAATCTCTATGATGTTCAGGTTAAGGATAAATTTGACCAGCTGATGGAACAAATGGGTTTCAACAGCAGCGATCAAAACAAAATGCGCGAGCTAAAAGCCCCAATGCCCGGATTAGTAATTGATGTTCGGGTTCAGGCGGGTGATGTTGTGAAAAAAGGTGATGCCTTGCTTGTGTTGGAAGCAATGAAAATGGAAAATGTGCTAAAAGCAGCAGGTGATGCAGTAGTGAAATCAATTTCCGTGGAAAAAGGAGTGAGCGTTGAAAAAAATCACGTGCTCATAATTTTTGAATGA
- a CDS encoding M1 family metallopeptidase has protein sequence MKLKMFAIATLSVVLFYQCDPTKKLYSGEEYLGDIDTIPEVYDEYSYEGEGEYDYDYDDYSYDDYLDTAVSKYSSSVYHGSETRLSDLIHTNLEVKFDWAKAWMFGKATLTIKPYFQPTSTLTLDAKGFEIKEVSMVTATGKTPLKYIYNTDSIPDTFKLIIDLGRTYSRTEEYKIFIDYIAKPNDLPLGGSAAISADKGLYFINNDGSDKNKPMQIWTQGETEATSCWCPTIDKPNERCTNNFFITIEDKYQTLSNGALISSKKNADGTRTDNWKMDQPHAPYLFMMSIGEYSIVKDTWKKIPVNYYVEKEYEKDAKAIFGNTPEMIEFYSKTLGVDYVWPKYSQVIVRDYVSGAMENTSATVHGEFLQQHSRDLLDENNEDVISHELFHQWFGDLVTCESWSNLPLNESFATYGEYLWREYKYGRDDADYTGTLDLSSYLDESDYKQVDLIRFKYDTREDMFDSHSYAKGGRVLHMLRKYLGDEAFFAGLNKYLVDNKYNSVEIHNLRLAMEAVSGEDLNWFFNQWFLSSGHANIDIYTEYMEYEKQLVINVTQYQDTTTTPLYVLPLDVDIYINGKVERKRIIVDKQKQAFTFNYETKPDLVNVDAEKMLLGVKTENKTLEEYTFQYKNAPLYVDRKEAIEAVSQYQYESPAYRQLVESALYDKHWAIRQFALDTLLLDGNTSQQIKDRILDMAKTDPRSYVRASAIYTLPEITGINAWSAYEQALGDSSYTVVAAGLSSIYNNDEKKGLELARKYKNEDNYSLNYTVLNILGMGGDAIDNDFFLQKFAEASGYDAYFVMINYEPYLQRQTDSYIIIKGIDALKEIASDENNFWMSFTASGIISGLKGTYETALENETNPQIQKSLQAAIDHINTTMAGLGTIDY, from the coding sequence ATGAAATTAAAAATGTTTGCAATAGCCACTTTATCGGTGGTTTTATTTTATCAGTGCGATCCAACCAAAAAACTCTATTCAGGAGAAGAATATCTTGGTGATATCGACACGATACCTGAAGTTTATGATGAATACAGTTATGAAGGAGAGGGTGAATATGATTATGACTATGATGATTATAGTTACGACGATTACCTGGATACTGCAGTAAGCAAATATAGTTCTTCGGTGTATCATGGCTCCGAAACACGTCTCAGCGATTTGATCCATACCAATCTTGAGGTGAAATTTGACTGGGCTAAAGCATGGATGTTTGGGAAAGCAACACTCACTATCAAACCCTACTTTCAACCCACCTCCACACTCACACTCGATGCAAAAGGATTTGAAATAAAGGAAGTTTCCATGGTAACTGCCACCGGAAAAACACCTTTAAAATATATTTATAATACAGATTCCATTCCTGATACTTTTAAATTGATAATTGACCTCGGACGCACTTATAGCAGAACAGAGGAATATAAAATATTTATCGATTATATCGCAAAACCAAACGACCTGCCACTCGGTGGAAGTGCTGCCATAAGTGCAGATAAAGGTTTATATTTTATTAATAATGATGGTTCAGATAAAAATAAACCGATGCAGATATGGACACAGGGAGAAACAGAGGCAACATCTTGCTGGTGTCCTACTATCGACAAACCAAACGAAAGATGCACCAATAATTTTTTTATAACCATTGAAGATAAATATCAGACATTATCTAACGGAGCTTTAATTTCTTCCAAAAAAAATGCGGACGGAACCCGCACCGACAACTGGAAAATGGATCAACCTCATGCTCCGTATTTATTTATGATGTCGATTGGGGAATATTCAATTGTAAAAGATACCTGGAAAAAAATACCGGTGAATTATTACGTTGAAAAAGAATATGAAAAAGATGCCAAAGCTATTTTCGGCAATACTCCTGAAATGATTGAATTTTATTCTAAAACGTTAGGTGTTGATTATGTTTGGCCAAAATACAGTCAGGTAATTGTGCGCGATTATGTAAGTGGTGCAATGGAAAACACCTCTGCAACAGTTCATGGAGAATTTTTACAACAACACAGTCGCGACCTATTGGATGAAAATAATGAAGATGTTATTTCCCACGAATTATTTCACCAATGGTTTGGCGATCTTGTAACTTGTGAAAGCTGGAGTAATCTTCCTTTAAATGAATCGTTCGCAACTTATGGTGAATATTTATGGCGTGAATATAAATATGGAAGAGATGATGCTGATTATACCGGCACACTCGATCTCAGTAGCTATTTGGATGAATCGGATTACAAACAAGTTGATCTTATTCGTTTCAAATATGATACAAGGGAAGACATGTTTGATTCACACTCGTATGCCAAAGGAGGAAGAGTTTTACATATGCTTCGTAAATATTTAGGTGATGAAGCATTTTTTGCAGGTTTAAATAAATATCTTGTAGATAATAAATACAACTCTGTAGAAATTCACAATTTGCGTTTGGCCATGGAAGCAGTTTCCGGTGAAGACCTTAATTGGTTCTTTAATCAATGGTTCTTAAGTAGCGGACATGCCAATATTGATATTTATACCGAATACATGGAGTATGAAAAACAATTGGTGATCAATGTTACGCAATACCAGGATACCACTACAACTCCATTATATGTTTTGCCTTTGGATGTTGATATTTATATTAATGGTAAAGTAGAACGTAAACGTATTATAGTTGACAAACAAAAACAAGCTTTCACATTTAATTACGAAACAAAACCAGACCTTGTAAATGTGGATGCGGAAAAAATGTTGTTGGGAGTTAAAACAGAAAACAAAACATTGGAGGAATATACTTTTCAATATAAAAATGCGCCTTTGTATGTTGACAGGAAAGAAGCAATAGAAGCTGTTAGTCAATATCAATATGAGAGTCCAGCTTATCGCCAATTAGTGGAATCAGCTTTATATGATAAACATTGGGCAATACGTCAGTTTGCATTGGATACGCTATTACTCGATGGAAATACATCGCAACAAATTAAAGATAGAATTTTGGATATGGCAAAAACAGATCCAAGAAGTTATGTAAGAGCAAGTGCAATTTATACTTTACCTGAAATTACAGGTATTAATGCATGGTCGGCCTACGAACAAGCTTTGGGAGATAGTTCATATACAGTGGTAGCTGCAGGTTTATCCTCTATTTACAACAACGACGAAAAAAAGGGACTGGAACTTGCGCGAAAATATAAAAATGAAGATAACTACAGCCTGAACTATACGGTATTAAATATTTTAGGAATGGGTGGAGATGCTATAGATAATGATTTCTTTCTCCAAAAATTCGCTGAAGCTTCAGGATATGATGCCTACTTTGTTATGATAAATTACGAGCCATATTTGCAACGTCAAACGGATTCTTATATCATTATAAAAGGAATAGATGCATTAAAAGAAATTGCATCTGATGAAAATAATTTCTGGATGTCGTTTACCGCAAGTGGTATTATTTCAGGCTTGAAAGGCACCTATGAAACGGCACTTGAAAATGAAACAAATCCGCAAATTCAAAAATCGTTACAGGCAGCAATTGATCATATAAATACAACAATGGCCGGGTTGGGTACAATTGATTATTAA
- a CDS encoding ABC transporter ATP-binding protein has protein sequence MKSYLRILKYVGRFKRYAILNFIFNLFYAFFNLFSILMVIPFLQIIFDMVKPPTDKPELSWNLKELMGYFNYQFAEYVAIHGKASGLLIVCISVVVMFFIKNIFRYLALYFLAPLRTGVVRELRQGVFDKILQLPLSYFSETRKGDIIARMSTDVKEVETSIMNTLESTFRDPVTMLCFFIAMLLISVELTVFVFILLPIAGFVIGRIGKSLRRKSKKEQNQLGYLMSLFEESLSGLRIIKAFNAERYQKAKFLRENKSLEYFATSALRRWQLSSPLIEFLSICVVAALLYYGGSIIIDGKNNFTADIFIGYILVFANMLGPARNVANSYFYIQRGIASLERIESIMDAEINIKESLHATNIKTFTAAVEYKNVSFRYAENLVLNNINIKIDKGKMVALVGPSGSGKSTFADLLARFHDVTDGEILIDDYNIRDLRITSLRNQLGIVTQESILFNDTVYNNIAFGIDYAVEEDVIKAAKVANAHEFIMRLENGYQTVIGDRGSKLSGGERQRITIARAIYKNPPILILDEATSSLDTENEKLVQDALFKLMKNRTSIVIAHRLSTIQYADEIIVMQEGRIVERGNHNALIAKNGLYARLVEMQAF, from the coding sequence ATGAAAAGTTACCTTAGGATTTTAAAATATGTTGGGCGGTTTAAACGCTACGCAATACTCAATTTTATATTTAATCTCTTCTACGCATTTTTTAACCTTTTTTCTATTTTGATGGTGATCCCTTTCCTTCAAATAATTTTTGACATGGTGAAGCCACCTACAGATAAACCTGAACTAAGCTGGAATCTGAAGGAACTAATGGGTTATTTTAATTATCAATTTGCGGAATATGTTGCAATTCACGGAAAAGCTTCAGGACTTCTGATCGTTTGTATTTCTGTTGTGGTAATGTTTTTTATAAAAAATATTTTTCGATATCTCGCTTTGTATTTTTTGGCTCCGTTGCGAACCGGCGTTGTAAGAGAATTGCGTCAGGGAGTATTTGATAAAATATTGCAATTGCCACTTTCCTATTTCAGCGAAACGCGCAAAGGGGATATTATAGCCCGAATGAGTACGGATGTTAAGGAAGTGGAGACAAGCATCATGAATACACTTGAATCTACATTCCGCGATCCTGTTACCATGTTGTGTTTTTTTATTGCTATGTTATTGATCAGTGTGGAGCTCACCGTATTTGTTTTTATTTTATTGCCCATTGCAGGTTTTGTAATTGGTAGGATAGGAAAATCTTTAAGGAGAAAATCGAAGAAGGAACAAAATCAATTGGGGTATTTAATGTCGCTATTTGAAGAATCACTTTCAGGTTTGAGAATTATTAAGGCATTTAATGCGGAGCGATATCAAAAAGCAAAATTTCTGAGAGAAAATAAATCATTGGAATATTTTGCAACCAGTGCGTTGAGAAGATGGCAACTTTCAAGTCCTTTAATCGAATTTTTAAGTATCTGTGTAGTTGCTGCATTATTGTATTACGGTGGAAGTATCATTATTGATGGAAAAAATAATTTTACTGCGGATATATTTATCGGTTATATTTTAGTTTTTGCGAACATGCTTGGGCCTGCACGAAATGTTGCAAATTCATACTTTTATATTCAGCGCGGAATTGCATCCCTGGAGCGCATTGAAAGTATCATGGATGCGGAAATAAATATTAAAGAAAGTCTGCACGCAACAAATATTAAAACATTTACTGCTGCGGTGGAGTATAAAAATGTCAGTTTCCGATATGCCGAAAATCTGGTTTTAAATAATATCAATATTAAGATCGACAAAGGTAAAATGGTTGCCTTGGTGGGTCCTTCCGGATCGGGAAAATCCACTTTCGCAGATCTGTTGGCAAGATTTCACGATGTAACGGATGGAGAAATTTTAATCGATGATTACAATATCCGTGACCTTAGAATAACCAGTCTTAGAAATCAACTGGGAATTGTAACCCAGGAATCTATTTTATTTAATGATACCGTTTATAATAATATCGCATTCGGGATTGATTACGCTGTGGAGGAAGATGTAATTAAAGCAGCTAAAGTAGCAAACGCACATGAATTTATTATGCGATTGGAAAATGGATATCAAACTGTTATTGGCGACAGAGGTTCTAAATTAAGCGGAGGTGAACGTCAGCGAATTACCATTGCACGCGCTATTTATAAAAATCCACCCATACTTATTTTGGATGAGGCAACCTCTTCACTCGATACAGAAAATGAAAAGTTGGTGCAGGATGCCTTATTTAAATTAATGAAGAACCGCACATCTATTGTTATTGCACATCGCTTATCTACAATACAATACGCTGATGAAATAATAGTGATGCAGGAAGGAAGAATAGTTGAACGGGGAAACCATAATGCCCTTATCGCTAAAAACGGATTGTATGCGCGTTTGGTTGAAATGCAGGCATTTTGA
- the rbfA gene encoding 30S ribosome-binding factor RbfA: MDSRRQKKMGQLIQEEMGSFLQREGANYYGNKFVTVTQASITPDLQDCRIFISVFGDPAIGEQVVESLNKNGGDIRRRFGQIMRNSLRIIPHIQFFLDDTLENVFRLEEIFKKTQEDKNKDPE, encoded by the coding sequence ATGGACAGCAGGAGGCAAAAAAAGATGGGGCAGCTTATTCAGGAAGAAATGGGCAGCTTTTTACAGCGCGAAGGAGCAAATTATTATGGAAATAAATTTGTTACGGTTACCCAGGCTTCCATAACTCCGGATCTTCAGGATTGCAGAATATTTATTTCAGTATTTGGCGATCCCGCAATTGGGGAACAAGTAGTGGAAAGTCTGAATAAAAATGGAGGAGATATCAGAAGGAGATTTGGGCAGATCATGCGCAATTCGTTGCGTATAATCCCACACATTCAGTTTTTCCTTGACGACACCCTCGAAAATGTTTTCCGCCTAGAAGAAATTTTCAAAAAAACGCAGGAAGATAAAAATAAAGACCCTGAATGA